The Heliomicrobium gestii genomic interval CGACATGATCGATGAAGGCTGCGAATTGGCGATTCGGCGTAAACCCGTGCAGTTGCTGTGGGAGCGGTGTTTTTTTGGCCTCTTCCATCTCTGATTCGCTGACCAATCCGTTCTTGGCCATGATGGTGAGGACAGCGTTTCGCCGATCGACGGTGGCCTCCGGATTGGCGATGGGTGAGTAATAGCTGGGCGCTCGGGGCATCGAGGCGAGCAGGGCGGCTTCGGCGAGGTTCAGGGCGGAGACGCTTTTGCCGAAATAGGTCTGCGCCGCTGCCTGCACGCCATAGGCGCCGTTGCCGAAATAGATGCGGTTGAGGTACATTTCCAAGATCTGCTCTTTGCTGAAGCGCGACTCGATCTGAAAGGAGAGAAAGGCTTCCTGGACCTTTCGCTTGATCGTTTTGTCATTGGTGAGAAAGGTGTTCTTTACCAACTGCTGGGTGATTGTGCTGGCCCCCTGGGAGAAGCGCCCATCCTGGAAGTTGGTCACCAAGGCCCGCCCGATGGCTCGAAAGTCAACGCCTTGGTGATCGTAGAAGCGAACATCCTCAGCGGCAATGATGGCGTTCTTCATGGCCGGCGGGATTTCATGCAAAGCGACGGGGATCCGGTTTTGCTCGCCGTGCAGGGCCGTGATCAATCCGCCTTCATAATCATAGATGAAGGAAGTGGCGGCAAGGGAACCCAGGGTCGAGGCGTTCAGTTCCGGGCGGTCATGGAGGTAGTAGACAACGAGACCGTAAAGGCTGACGAGAAAAAGGAATAAAATGCCCAGGGTGACTTGCAGGAGCCTTTTTCCCAGGGAACGAGAACGGCTGGGCGGGGGGCTTTCGGAGGGCAGGGTTTCATCGCTCCATGCCGGAGAAGGCTTGGATCGCTGGGACATACGGTGACACCTCCCGCAGTCATAGGCGCCGACTGAATCACACCGGCAGTCGGGATAAAACTAAAATTTACTGTAATATATTAACATAAATAGAGCTGAAAATCCATTTTTTTATTCACCTGCCTCTTCATCAGTTGCCGGCAGAGGCGCCGGTTCTAGCCTGTCCCCGCCTTTCATAGTTTGTACCGTCGAAGGGGGGATTGGGATGAACGCCATTTGGCTCTTTTTCCTTTTGGGCGGAATCGGCATCGCTGCCGCTCGGGGAGATGTGCAGAAAGTGACCGACGGGGCTTTAAAAGGGGCGGAGATGGCTGTTGAGGTCGCCTTGGGCCTGATCGGGGCGATGGCGCTCTGGCTGGGCATCATGCGCATCGCCCAGGAAGCCGGTTTGATCGATCTCGTAGCCCGGATCGCTCGTCCCTTTCTGATCCGGCTCTTTCCATCCATCCCGCCCAACCATCCCGCCCTCGGTCATATCCTCATGAACCTGAGCGCCAATGTGCTGGGTCTGGGGAGCGCGGCGACTCCCTTCGGCATGAAGGCCATGCAGGCGATGCAAGAACTGAATCGGAATCGGCCCGAGGCGTCAGAAGCCATGTGCACCTTTTTGGCGCTCAACACCTCCTGCATCACCCTGATCCCGGCGACGATCATCAGCGTGCGCGTCGCCGCCGGTTCGGCAAATCCCACAGAAATCGTCGGACCGACCATCCTGGCGACCATGGTGGGCATGACCGTGG includes:
- a CDS encoding nucleoside recognition domain-containing protein, giving the protein MNAIWLFFLLGGIGIAAARGDVQKVTDGALKGAEMAVEVALGLIGAMALWLGIMRIAQEAGLIDLVARIARPFLIRLFPSIPPNHPALGHILMNLSANVLGLGSAATPFGMKAMQAMQELNRNRPEASEAMCTFLALNTSCITLIPATIISVRVAAGSANPTEIVGPTILATMVGMTVAVTADRLLRSYYRRRGD